AGCCCCAGTTAACCGCGTGACAGCACCCCGGAACCCCGCCGGCACACATCCGGCTGCAGGCCTGCAGTTCTGGGCCATCCCGCAGGCCCGCCACTGGCTGCTGTGGGGCGCGCTGCTGTCCGCGGCAGTCCTCACGCTCGGCCTGACGGCACAGCTTGTGCCCGGTGGCAGCGCGGCCGAACTCGTCGCGGACCAGGACCTCAGCCAGCACCATGCCGCGCTCCTGACCGGGGTGGCCATGGTCCTGAACGTGGTGTTCGGCCCAGCGGCCGGCGTGGTTCTCGTTGCCGCCGTCGCGCTTTATCTCTGGGTGGTCCGCCGCTCGTTGGTGAAGGCTGTCGCGTTCGGCCTCGTCGCCTGCTCCGGCTGGGTGGCCAGTGAGTTCTTCAAGCTCATCATCGCCCGCCAGCGGCCCAACCCGGCCCTGCTGTTCGATCCGCTCTCGCCCGAAACGGGCTCCAACAGCTTCCCAAGCGGGCACGTTTCCTTTGCGGTCGCGCTGGGATTTGCGCTGTACTTCCTGGCCCGCGGAACCCGCTGGGCCAAGGTCACCGCCGTCGCTGCCGTGCTGCTGGCCCTGGTGGTGGCCTGGTCGCGGCTGTATATCGGGGTCCACTATCCCACCGACGTGGCTGCCTCGTTCCTCGCGGCGAGTGCAGCAGTGCTGCTGCTTGCAGGGCTGTGGAACCGTTTCGCTCCGCGCATCCTGGACCGCCTGCCGGCCGCAGCCTCGCCCCGTTTAACCGGTTCAACTGGCTCAACCGGCTCCACCCGATCCACCCGATCCACCCGATCCTAAGGACGTGACCATGCACGGCATCTACGCTTCAGGACTCGCCCCGGCACTATCGGCCGCGGCCGGGACCCCGTCCCTCCTTGACCCCGCGAGCCTGCTCGAGGGCCTCGGCCCGGCCGCGCTCGGCGTCATCTCCCTGATGGTGTTCATTGAGTCCGGAGTGCTGTTCCCCTTCCTGCCCGGCGATTCGCTGCTCTTCACCGCGGGCCTGCTGCATGAGCAACTCCAGCTAACGCTTCCGGTGCTCATCGGCGTCGTCACCGCCGCCGCGGTGGCCGGCGACCAGATCGGCTACATGATCGGACGCAAGTACGGCCGCCGGTGGTTCAAGGACGACGCACGGATCCTCAAGACAGCGCACCTGAGCACCACGGAGGATTTCTTCCGCCGCCACGGAGGTGCCGCCGTCGTGCTGGCCCGTTTCGTGCCCATGGTCCGGACGTTCGCTCCCCTCAGCGCCGGCATCGCCCGCTATGAGTACAAGTCCTTCACGCTCTGGAACGTCGCCGGTGCGCTGGCCTGGGGCTCGTCCGTGACACTGCTGGGGACGTGGCTGGGCCACTATGAGATCGTCGCCAAGAACATCGACGTTATCGCCGTCTTTATGGTCCTCGCCTCCGTCCTGCCGTGGGGCATCCAGCTCCTGAAACGCCGGCGCCAGAACCGCAGCGGCGCTGCCGAACCCGAAGCCGAGCTCAGCGACGACACAGCGGGCGAACTGCCGGCGGAAGGCATGGCACGGGAGAATAGCTGACATGACAACCGCTGACGGCCGGCCGTCCCTGCTCCTGGTGGAGGACGACGTCGTCCTCGGACCGCTGATCGCAGAACTGCTGGAACCGGACTACCGGATCCGGCTGGCCAGCAACGGCCAGGACGGCCTGCACCTGGCGCTGACCCAGGGGTGGGACGTGATGGTGATCGACCGTGGCCTGCCCCTGATGGACGGCATCGCGCTGATCACCGCGCTGAGGTCCAAGGGGGTTTCGACGCCGATCCTGATCCTCACGGCCCTTGGGGCCACGGATGAAAAGGTCAGGGGGCTCGATGCGGGCGCCAATGACTACATGACCAAACCGTTCGACGCTGGCGAACTCGCGGCCCGCCTGCGCGCCCTGACGCGCACCTTCACGCCGGCCACGGCGCCTGTGAGCATCGGAGACTGGGACTTCGATCCGGCGTCGCGTTCCGTGCGTTCGATCTACGGGCAACTGGTGTCCCTCACAGCCAAGGAGGCCGAGCTGCTGGCCGCCCTGGCCGCCGAACCGGGCAGGGTTTTCACCCGGGAAGAACTGCTTGGCGAACATTTCCAGGCCGCCGACCAGCCCGGCCTGATCGACACGTATGTGCACCACCTCCGAAGGAAGATTTCCAAGGCCGTGGTCCGAACGGTCCACGGCGTCGGCTACCAGATCGGCGATGCCCCATGAATCGGATGCCCTCCGCGGCAGGCGAACCGGACCGGGACACGCTCCGGCGGGCCTCGCTCAAAGTCGCTGTACGGATCAGCGCCGCCTGCGCGGTGCTGGTCCTTTGCCTCCTCGCTGCGGCGACCGTTTACCTGATGAACAAGCTGGCGCACCCGGACCTGCCAGGTTCCGCGGCGGCCGGGGAGGCTTACACCTATCTCGATTCCAGGGACCTGATCGAGGCGATGATCATCGCCGGGGTGGCCGGCATCGTGCTGGCCGGGGCCGTCGGGTGGCTCAGCGCGCGCAGCGCCATCCGGCCGCTGGGGGAGGCGCTGGCCTTGCAGCGGCGGTTCGTCCAGGATGCCAGCCATGAACTGCGCACACCCCTGGCCATCCTGGACGCGCGCATCCAGCTCGCCCAGCGCGATGCCATCCCCGACTCCAAACCTGGCCGGGCCCTGGGCAAGATCCGGGAAGATGCGGCCACCCTGACCGGGATCGTCAACGAACTACTGCTCGCGGCAACCGGGGCCGCACCGGATCCCGCCGCGGAACCGGTGGAGCTGGCCGACGTCGCCGGGTCCGTTACTGAAAGCCTGCAGGACCTTGCGGCCCGGCAGGACATTCGTCTCTCCTTCTCCGACGGCGGCCAGCCGCTGGCCCGCATCGACCGGAGCTCCCTGCGGCGGGCCGTGCTCGCCCTGGCGGACAATGCCCTGGCCCACACGCGGTCCGGCGGGAGCATCACCATCAGCACAGGAATCGAGGGCGACCAGGCGGTTGTCTGCGTGGCGGACACGGGATCCGGAATCACTGGCGTGGACCAGGCCCGGATTTTTGACCGTTTCGTCAGGACCCCCAGCCCGGATGGAACCCGGGGCCAGCGAAGCTTCGGCATCGGCCTGGCGCTGGTCCGTGAAATCGCGTCGGCCGCCGGCGGCACTGTCGAGGTGGCCAGGACCGGGCCCGAGGGTACGGCGATGAAAATCAGGCTTCCGCTGGCCCGGCACTGAGAGCGGCCGGCGGTCCGGCGGGAAGCCGGTTGTATTGTGGTGGCGGCGTAACTGCGCCACCATGACGGTATGGATGCTGAAAAAACTACGGCAGCGGAGCTGAACCTTCCCCAGGCCTTCCTCCTACTGGCAACGAACGACAAAGACGGCAAACCTCAGGTGCCGGTGTTTGCACTCAGGACCACCTTGGCGGGGGCCATTTTGGCCGAGCTGGACCTGGTCGGTGCCATCGGACTGCAAGGTAAGCACGTCCGGACTACCGGCGCCGCCCCGCAAACGGACCTCCAGCACGAGCTGGAGATCATCCGTCACAAATCACGCCCCCACACGCCCAAGCGGTGGGTCTCCATGCTGGAGGGCCGCGCCGAAGTGCAGCGTGTCTACGAGGGGATGGCGGAACTGGGCATCGTGGAACATGTCGGCGAAAAGCGCCTGGGTCGGTTCCGGACAGTGCGGTACCCGGAGAAGGACCACGCTCCGGAGGCAGCGCTCCTGAAAAAGATCGAGGTGGCACTCAGTGGTGCGCCGTCCGATTCCGGGGCGTCTGATACTAAGGCGCCTGATGCTGGGCCAGTGTTTGACGCCGGGACGCCTGACACCGGGACGCCTGACGACGCGAAGCCTGACGCCAAGAAGCCCGAATCCCAAGCTACCGACGAAAGGACCACAGCGCTGATCGCCCTGCTTCATGCGGCCGGGCTGCTGGGCAAGCTCTTCCCGGCGGCAGACAGAAGCCGCACGGGGGAGTTGGCGAAGGAATATTGGCCAGCCCGCGCGGTGGAGGACGAACTTCGGATGATCAGGCTGGCGGAGGAAGAAACCGCAACTTTGTGATGCTGCCGGGAATCGCCAGGCGGGCGTCGCTGTACGGCGTGCCGTCCGCGGAGACCAAAGAACGCCCCGGCAACTCGCCGGAGGCGTTCTTTGGCTGAGCTGGGCTACTTGGCCGGGGTGACGGTGGCCTCATAGGTGATGATTTCGGTGCCGTTGCCCTCTTCGCCGTTGTCGGGGGCCACCTTCATGGTGAGGTGGTCGCCGTCGGCGGTCATTTTGAACGGGTTGCGGGTGGCCACGTGCCCGGCGGTGGACCACTGCTGGAAGGGAACGTCGCGGACCACGCTGCGGGACTTAAGGTCGATCATTGCCATGCCGCCGAGTTCGTAGTTGGCGCCGGTGCCGCCGGCCGCCGGGGTCTGCGGGAGGTTGGTGATGCCGCCGCAGAGCATCTTGGAGTTGGGCACGTACTGGCAGTCCTGGTAGTCGATGAAGAAGTTCGGGTTCTCCCAGGTCGCGAGCTGCTTGCCGCGCAGATCCCATTCGGCGAAGCGGCGCGAGCCCCAGGTGTTGCCGACCAAGTGGCCGGTCTGCTTGTCCACTACTATGCCGCCAAAGTGGTCCTTCACTTCAAACTGCTTGTGCACGTCCAAGGTGTCCGCATTCACCCGGTAGATGATGGCGCTGCTGTTGGGCCGGTACTGGGCAACGGGGACCCAGACGTTGGTGCCGTCGAAGTCGATACCGCCCGGGTGGTACATGTCGCCCTCGCCCAGAATGATGTCCTTCTGGAGGTTCCCGGCCTTGTCCATGACGAACAGGTGGCCGATGCCCTTCCCGGGCGTGCGGTCAAAGCCGTCCTGCGGGACCGGGAACTTTGTGGTCGGTTCGATGATCTGAACGGCCGAGAGGAAAATGTGGTCCTCACTGAAGGCGATTCCCTCGGTGTGGTACGTGGGAAAGTTCAGGTTCAGTTTGCCGGTCTGCTGCCAGGCCGTGTTCCGGTCCACGCCTTCGAAGGCTTCGGCCAGGGCTGTGTTGCCTTCGTGGTGTGTGCCGGAGCCGGCGTCGAATCCGCCGTCCCGATCAGAGTTGCCTGCGGCCTGGGCGGCGGCGGTGCCGCCGATCGCGGAGGCGGCCAGGATGATGGCTGCGGCGGCCGTGAGGATGGTTCGGGTGCGGGTCGTGCTCATGGGGGAGCCTCTCAAAGGTTGGATCTCGACAGGACCCCGCCAAACTACTTAGTGGTCATGAACCGTTCGTGGAGGGCTAGTGAACGGCAGGCGGGGCGCCGGCTACACGAACGCCCGCGCATGCACCGGAGAGCCCTACGCCGAGCCCGGCGGGACTTTCAAGGGCTCGACCCGGCCCAGGACGAAGAGGTAATTCGCGGCGCCAACCAGCGAGATGATTCCGATGACCGCGAGCGGTGCCACGAAGGATCCCGTCTGGTCTACCAATACGCCGATCAGGATGGGAGTGAAGATGCCCGCCAGATTGGAGGCGAAGTTCTGGACGCCGCCAATGGATCCCACATGCCGGGAGCTCGGGGCGACGTCCGCAGGCAGTGACCAAATCCCGGTTGCGGCGACGGTGAGGCTGGAATAGGCCAGTGACAGTAAGGCCAGAGCCATCCATGCCTCCGGAACCACTGCGGCGAACATGATGACCGAACCGCCGATCAAGCCGCCGGAGATGGCTGCTTTGCGAACCCGGGTCACCGAGGCGCCACGCTGCACGGCGCGGTCGGCAAGGTAGCCGGCCGACCAGCCGAAGGCCACCGCGCAGATGCCGGGGATGGCTCCAAAGACGCCGAGTTTGAGCAGGTCGAAGCCTCGCTCCTTCACGAGGTAGCTCGGGAAGAAAGTGATAAAGAAGTAAATGGCGCTGTTCAGGCAAAAGAAGCCAAACATCATGCTGAGAATCGTTCGGTATTTGAACAGCGCCCGCCACGGGAGCTTCGCTGCGCCCTCGTTGTCGCTTGCTTCGCTCCGGGCGCCACCTTCCCGGATGTAGGCCAGTTCCTCGGCATTCGCCCCCGGGTGCTCCTCGGGACTGCGATAGGACTTCCACCACACTGCAGCCCAGATGAGACCGGCCACGCCGATGATAATGAAGACCGCGTGCCACGAGGTGAACGCGACGATCAGAGTGATGATCGGAAGCGCGATGACTGCGCCCACGCGGGACCCGGAATCCCAGATGCTCGTGGCAAGGGCCCGCTCCCGAACGGGAAACCAGACAGCCACCACCTTGGCTGCGGTGCTGGGGGCCGGGCTTTCACCGACGCCAAGCAGGAACCGGGCGGCGAACAACGACCAAAAATTCTGCGAAACGGCGGTCATGATAGTGAAGACGGACCACCATACGGCTGCGAGCGAGAAGGATTTCCGCGGGCCGACCTTGTCGACGTACCAGCCGGCTGCCAGTTGGCAGAAGTCGTAGGCCCAGAAGAAGGCAGCGAAGATCATGCCCTGCTGCGTTGCCGAGAGCTGGAAGTCTTTGCCCATGAACGGCAAC
This DNA window, taken from Pseudarthrobacter sp. ATCC 49987, encodes the following:
- a CDS encoding DUF6454 family protein, which produces MSTTRTRTILTAAAAIILAASAIGGTAAAQAAGNSDRDGGFDAGSGTHHEGNTALAEAFEGVDRNTAWQQTGKLNLNFPTYHTEGIAFSEDHIFLSAVQIIEPTTKFPVPQDGFDRTPGKGIGHLFVMDKAGNLQKDIILGEGDMYHPGGIDFDGTNVWVPVAQYRPNSSAIIYRVNADTLDVHKQFEVKDHFGGIVVDKQTGHLVGNTWGSRRFAEWDLRGKQLATWENPNFFIDYQDCQYVPNSKMLCGGITNLPQTPAAGGTGANYELGGMAMIDLKSRSVVRDVPFQQWSTAGHVATRNPFKMTADGDHLTMKVAPDNGEEGNGTEIITYEATVTPAK
- a CDS encoding GOLPH3/VPS74 family protein, giving the protein MDAEKTTAAELNLPQAFLLLATNDKDGKPQVPVFALRTTLAGAILAELDLVGAIGLQGKHVRTTGAAPQTDLQHELEIIRHKSRPHTPKRWVSMLEGRAEVQRVYEGMAELGIVEHVGEKRLGRFRTVRYPEKDHAPEAALLKKIEVALSGAPSDSGASDTKAPDAGPVFDAGTPDTGTPDDAKPDAKKPESQATDERTTALIALLHAAGLLGKLFPAADRSRTGELAKEYWPARAVEDELRMIRLAEEETATL
- a CDS encoding response regulator transcription factor — translated: MTTADGRPSLLLVEDDVVLGPLIAELLEPDYRIRLASNGQDGLHLALTQGWDVMVIDRGLPLMDGIALITALRSKGVSTPILILTALGATDEKVRGLDAGANDYMTKPFDAGELAARLRALTRTFTPATAPVSIGDWDFDPASRSVRSIYGQLVSLTAKEAELLAALAAEPGRVFTREELLGEHFQAADQPGLIDTYVHHLRRKISKAVVRTVHGVGYQIGDAP
- a CDS encoding sensor histidine kinase, whose amino-acid sequence is MNRMPSAAGEPDRDTLRRASLKVAVRISAACAVLVLCLLAAATVYLMNKLAHPDLPGSAAAGEAYTYLDSRDLIEAMIIAGVAGIVLAGAVGWLSARSAIRPLGEALALQRRFVQDASHELRTPLAILDARIQLAQRDAIPDSKPGRALGKIREDAATLTGIVNELLLAATGAAPDPAAEPVELADVAGSVTESLQDLAARQDIRLSFSDGGQPLARIDRSSLRRAVLALADNALAHTRSGGSITISTGIEGDQAVVCVADTGSGITGVDQARIFDRFVRTPSPDGTRGQRSFGIGLALVREIASAAGGTVEVARTGPEGTAMKIRLPLARH
- a CDS encoding MFS transporter, yielding MAAMASTHTPTPSPTVPRTRSRRRWMIIWLAFIGLSINYLDRSSLSVALPFMGKDFQLSATQQGMIFAAFFWAYDFCQLAAGWYVDKVGPRKSFSLAAVWWSVFTIMTAVSQNFWSLFAARFLLGVGESPAPSTAAKVVAVWFPVRERALATSIWDSGSRVGAVIALPIITLIVAFTSWHAVFIIIGVAGLIWAAVWWKSYRSPEEHPGANAEELAYIREGGARSEASDNEGAAKLPWRALFKYRTILSMMFGFFCLNSAIYFFITFFPSYLVKERGFDLLKLGVFGAIPGICAVAFGWSAGYLADRAVQRGASVTRVRKAAISGGLIGGSVIMFAAVVPEAWMALALLSLAYSSLTVAATGIWSLPADVAPSSRHVGSIGGVQNFASNLAGIFTPILIGVLVDQTGSFVAPLAVIGIISLVGAANYLFVLGRVEPLKVPPGSA
- a CDS encoding DedA family protein — its product is MHGIYASGLAPALSAAAGTPSLLDPASLLEGLGPAALGVISLMVFIESGVLFPFLPGDSLLFTAGLLHEQLQLTLPVLIGVVTAAAVAGDQIGYMIGRKYGRRWFKDDARILKTAHLSTTEDFFRRHGGAAVVLARFVPMVRTFAPLSAGIARYEYKSFTLWNVAGALAWGSSVTLLGTWLGHYEIVAKNIDVIAVFMVLASVLPWGIQLLKRRRQNRSGAAEPEAELSDDTAGELPAEGMARENS
- a CDS encoding phosphatase PAP2 family protein, with the protein product MTAPRNPAGTHPAAGLQFWAIPQARHWLLWGALLSAAVLTLGLTAQLVPGGSAAELVADQDLSQHHAALLTGVAMVLNVVFGPAAGVVLVAAVALYLWVVRRSLVKAVAFGLVACSGWVASEFFKLIIARQRPNPALLFDPLSPETGSNSFPSGHVSFAVALGFALYFLARGTRWAKVTAVAAVLLALVVAWSRLYIGVHYPTDVAASFLAASAAVLLLAGLWNRFAPRILDRLPAAASPRLTGSTGSTGSTRSTRSTRS